One segment of Mycolicibacterium baixiangningiae DNA contains the following:
- the yidC gene encoding membrane protein insertase YidC, with protein MFNWLSLDIIYYPVSAIMWVWYKAFAFLLGPDNFFAWALSVMFLVFTLRAILYKPFVRQIRTTRQMQELQPQIKALQKKYGKDRQRMALEMQKLQKEHGFNPILGCLPMLAQIPVFLGLYHVLMSFNRTQTGIGRLGLSVEENRSLGNYVFSATDVGHFLDANLFGAPLGATMIQQHGLEAFTEFNRVSVIAVGVPFMVLAGIATYFNSRASVARQSPEAAANPQTAMMNKLALYVFPLGVVVGGPFLPLAVIMYWLANNIWTFGQQHYVFGKIEKEEEEKKAEDLERRSANAPAPGAKPKRARKAPVATDTGVEPTDGETDVVAQDGETDGVVGGPAAKPTGNGAAKPSAGQAASRTPRPGARPKKRKR; from the coding sequence GTGTTTAACTGGTTGAGCCTCGACATCATCTATTACCCGGTGTCGGCCATCATGTGGGTCTGGTACAAGGCGTTCGCCTTCCTCCTCGGGCCGGACAACTTCTTCGCCTGGGCGCTGTCGGTGATGTTCCTGGTGTTCACACTGCGGGCCATCCTCTACAAACCCTTCGTCCGCCAGATCCGCACCACGCGGCAAATGCAGGAACTGCAGCCCCAGATCAAGGCGCTGCAGAAGAAATACGGCAAGGACCGCCAGCGGATGGCGCTGGAAATGCAGAAGTTGCAGAAGGAGCACGGGTTCAACCCGATCCTGGGCTGCCTGCCGATGCTCGCGCAGATCCCGGTGTTCCTGGGGCTCTATCACGTGCTGATGTCGTTCAACCGGACGCAGACCGGGATCGGCCGGCTGGGGCTGTCGGTCGAGGAGAACCGTTCGCTGGGCAACTACGTCTTCAGCGCGACCGACGTCGGTCACTTCCTGGATGCGAACCTGTTCGGCGCGCCGCTCGGGGCGACGATGATTCAGCAGCACGGCCTCGAGGCCTTCACGGAATTCAACCGGGTGTCGGTGATCGCGGTGGGCGTGCCGTTCATGGTCTTGGCCGGAATCGCGACCTACTTCAACAGCCGCGCATCGGTGGCGCGACAGAGTCCCGAGGCCGCGGCCAACCCGCAGACCGCGATGATGAACAAGCTGGCTCTTTACGTGTTCCCGCTCGGCGTGGTCGTCGGTGGGCCGTTCCTGCCGCTCGCGGTGATCATGTACTGGCTTGCCAACAACATCTGGACGTTCGGTCAGCAGCACTACGTCTTCGGCAAGATCGAGAAAGAAGAAGAAGAGAAGAAGGCCGAAGATCTGGAACGCCGCTCCGCGAACGCGCCGGCCCCAGGAGCCAAGCCGAAGCGCGCGCGTAAGGCGCCGGTGGCCACCGACACCGGAGTGGAGCCGACCGACGGGGAGACCGACGTAGTCGCCCAGGACGGGGAGACCGACGGCGTCGTGGGTGGGCCCGCGGCGAAGCCGACGGGTAACGGGGCGGCGAAGCCGAGTGCCGGACAGGCCGCGAGCCGAACGCCGAGGCCGGGAGCCCGGCCGAAGAAGCGCAAGCGTTGA
- the yidD gene encoding membrane protein insertion efficiency factor YidD codes for MISPLRLPSCRFTPTCSQYAVDALTEYGLVRGGWLSLVRLAKCGPWHRGGWDPIPERPTAASAPPQDRSGADVTADPGRSKSRV; via the coding sequence ATGATTTCTCCGCTCCGTCTGCCGTCCTGCCGGTTCACCCCGACCTGCAGTCAGTACGCCGTCGACGCGCTGACCGAATACGGGTTGGTGCGCGGCGGGTGGCTGTCGCTCGTCCGGCTGGCGAAGTGCGGGCCATGGCATCGGGGAGGATGGGACCCGATCCCCGAACGGCCCACCGCGGCGAGCGCGCCGCCCCAAGACCGAAGCGGTGCAGACGTCACCGCCGACCCTGGCAGGAGCAAGTCGCGTGTTTAA
- the rnpA gene encoding ribonuclease P protein component, with protein MLPARYRMTRSTEFSTTVSKGVRSAQPDLVVHMANDGDDPSGPRIGLVVAKSVGNAVVRHRVSRRLRHSVYPMLDELQPGHRVVIRALPGSADATSARLAHELSEALRRARPRLGASA; from the coding sequence GTGCTTCCGGCTCGGTACCGGATGACCCGGTCGACGGAGTTCAGTACCACAGTCAGTAAAGGGGTGCGCTCAGCGCAACCCGACCTCGTGGTGCACATGGCCAACGACGGTGATGATCCGAGCGGCCCGCGAATCGGTCTGGTGGTGGCGAAGTCAGTGGGTAATGCCGTCGTGCGCCACCGCGTCTCTCGCCGGCTCAGGCACAGCGTGTATCCGATGCTCGATGAGCTGCAGCCAGGCCACCGTGTGGTGATCCGCGCGCTGCCCGGCTCTGCCGACGCGACGTCGGCACGACTTGCCCACGAACTGTCCGAGGCGCTGCGCCGAGCCCGGCCCCGCCTCGGGGCGTCGGCGTGA
- the rpmH gene encoding 50S ribosomal protein L34 produces MAKGKRTFQPNNRRRARVHGFRLRMRTRAGRAIVTGRRRKGRRSLTA; encoded by the coding sequence GTGGCCAAGGGCAAGCGGACGTTCCAGCCCAATAACCGCCGTCGCGCGCGGGTGCATGGGTTCCGGCTGCGGATGCGGACTCGTGCCGGCCGGGCCATCGTGACGGGCCGTCGTCGTAAGGGCCGCCGTTCTCTGACTGCGTGA